Proteins from a genomic interval of Anaerolineales bacterium:
- a CDS encoding glycosyltransferase family 39 protein: SRPMNLPILISFFRFLDGDVLPGSKLLYPMFFASLLGGTYVFWRNRGVDKMAAAAGTLFLGSLPIVFQHSTNGYTNLPFCVYLLLGVFIGIEGIQNKDRTRQRWSGLMLALACWTRYEGAFMAPFLMLTLLLFHRYQIRLKVFYDDWISPEAGLLGFWFVFTQTHNGSSVIQHTLKTAFESWLAFDFHFDAIYETLRFIGAQVLKLEVWGLIVPVVLLLAFRQRRNLAAQRSRGEFSVLVLSFIMGFSTLALYYLASFTRDLRLQLETSADRIVLPTGILILVWAVLNTADSMGEVNKRLDR; the protein is encoded by the coding sequence GTCGCGGCCAATGAACTTGCCGATTCTGATTTCATTCTTTCGATTCCTGGATGGAGACGTCCTTCCGGGCTCCAAATTATTGTATCCCATGTTCTTCGCCAGCCTGCTTGGTGGAACTTATGTTTTCTGGAGGAATCGAGGCGTCGATAAGATGGCGGCTGCTGCGGGAACTTTATTCTTGGGATCGCTGCCCATCGTCTTTCAGCACAGCACCAACGGGTATACCAATCTGCCTTTCTGTGTTTACTTACTTCTGGGAGTCTTCATCGGTATCGAGGGTATCCAAAACAAAGACCGCACCAGGCAGCGATGGAGCGGGCTCATGTTGGCTCTGGCTTGTTGGACGCGTTATGAGGGTGCGTTTATGGCTCCGTTTTTGATGCTCACGTTGTTACTCTTTCATCGTTACCAGATAAGATTAAAGGTATTTTACGATGATTGGATTTCCCCCGAAGCAGGCTTACTCGGATTTTGGTTCGTATTCACGCAAACTCACAACGGCAGCAGCGTCATACAACACACCCTGAAAACCGCTTTTGAATCCTGGTTGGCCTTCGACTTTCATTTCGACGCCATTTATGAAACACTACGCTTCATCGGCGCACAGGTTCTCAAGTTGGAAGTCTGGGGTTTGATCGTTCCCGTGGTGCTGCTTCTCGCCTTTCGGCAGCGGCGAAATTTGGCTGCTCAACGCAGCCGGGGCGAATTTTCCGTCTTGGTGCTGTCGTTCATCATGGGCTTCTCCACGCTCGCGCTCTATTATCTCGCCTCCTTTACCCGCGATCTGCGACTGCAGCTCGAGACGAGTGCGGACCGCATTGTCCTCCCCACTGGCATACTGATATTGGTGTGGGCCGTCTTGAACACGGCGGACTCAATGGGCGAGGTCAACAAGCGCCTCGACCGGTAA